Below is a window of Bacteroidales bacterium DNA.
TGAGACTTGGGACTTGGGACTTGAGACTTGGATCTTATACCCCCGGAATTTTCCGATGTTATATCCTTTTACGCTGCTCATCATAAAAATCAGCCTACTTAGTCTAACTTTACAGTGTGAAAAGCTGCAATTCAAAAATAGGATTATGCTGGGCCTGCATATGGGTAGTGATGCTGTTTGTTTCCTGCAATAAAGAAGCGGAAAACAGTTTGCCCGTTGTAACCATCAGCGCTCCGCAGGCGGGATCAACGTATGTGGCGGGGGATACGCTTATTGTGGTTGCGGACCTGTCGGACAAGGAAAGCCTGCACTCAGTGAGGGTGGTACTGAATGACAATGAAGGAAAGCCGGTGCTGGCTCCTGTTGAAATCAGCATTCCAACCAATCCTTACCACCTGGTACTCTCCTACCCTATCTCAGACCTCAGCCTGGCTGGCGGCACCTATGAAATCCAGGTGAAAGCCTCTGACGGGGTATCGGAAACCAATAGCTTCCGACAGATACAGATTACCGCACTCCCCAGGGAATTCCGGTATCCATTAGTGGTCACACAGCCGGGGTCGAACCTCATAAATGTCTTTTCGCTGGAAAACGCCACGCCCCTGAAAATCATCAGCAGGACCGGGGATTATAAAGCGGCAGCCCTTCAATCTTCCAGGCAAATGATGTTCATCTGCGGATCTTCTCAATCGGATCTCGATGCTTACTCTCTTGATGATTACCAGGTACTTTGGAGTCAACCCTCCAAACAACTGCCTCATGGTCATTGGTTTGAAGCAATTTCATCGGATGCGCCCTACCTTCTTACCTGCTATTATGAAGGTTATGTCAAAGGACTTGATTATACAGGAGGAACAGTCTTTACAACCACAGCATCGGGAGTTAATTACCCGGTTTGTGCAAGAATCCAGAATGAATATGTCATTGTGAACCGCAAGGAATATGCTTCTGAAAAGTATTCCCTGGCCTGGTATAATATCACGGGCGGCACTCTCCGGCAGTCCATTACCCCTGCGCCTCAGATGTTAGCTATAATGCCCCTGGACCAGCAAAAGAGCCTGTGTTTTGGGAATAAGGATGGGGAGGCAGGCATTTACAAGCTTGATATTCAATCGGGGACACTCACATTGCTTCATTCGATCAATAATGAGATAGTCAGGCAGGTGTCAGCGATGGATTCAGATAACTACCTGCTTGCCGGGACTCACACCATATACTGGTATCGCTACAGCCAAAACAGCCTGGTGGAGTTTGTGAAGGATATTGAGGATGCAAGTATTGCCTGCGAAAATATTGGGCAACAGGTTTTTACGGGTTCAGGGAAAATGCTAAGTGTTTATAGTTTTCCGGAAGGGACTTTAACGGGCACATTGCAGATGAATGAACCCATTAGGGATATTTTGTTGTTTTACAATAAATAAGGTTACTAAATTGTCAGGGAGCAAAATAAGACACAAATGTCTCAAATCGCTGAATGTCAAACAATGGTCACAAATACCTGGTATTCAATGGTTGTGATTGTCAAGCATGATTTTCTTGTTACACAATCAGAAAGTTATCAGGAACACTACGAATTTCGGAGATGTCGGTTATGAAGGAAAATAAGCTGGTGATGAGTGAGGATGGTTCGCATACCTTGATGTCTGGGGTATTTAAGGAGCATTATCATTCAACACATGGAGCCATCCAGGAATCCAGGCATATTTTTCTGCAGGCAGGATATCACTATGTACATCAGGAAGTCAATGAAATCAGGTTGCTGGAGATCGGGTTCGGAACAGGGTTAAATGCGCTGCTCACCTGCATGGAAAGCCGGTTGCTCCACTCCCGTACCTGCTACATAACGCTGGAACCTTTTCCTATTACTGAGGAAAGCCGAAAAAGCCTGAACTACCCTTCTCTCCTGGAACAACCTGATGCACAGCAATATTTCAGCCATATGCATGAAGCTGCCTGGGCAAAGGAGCAGGAGATCAGTGAATGGTTCCGGTTTACCAAGTTAAAAGTTGGAATCAATGAGTTTCAGGGGGAAAGTGAAACCTTTGACCTGGTCTATTTTGATGCCTTCTCTCCTGAAACACAGCCTGAAATGTGGACAGAAGAGGTCTTTGGAAAGCTTTTCCTGGTTTTAAAGCCGGGAGGCTGCCTGGTTACCTATTCTTGTAAGGGCATCGTAAAAAGGGCCCTGCGTTCAGCCGGGTTCAGCATTCAAAAACTACCCGGACCACCCGGAAAGAGAGAGATATTGAGAGCCCTTAAACCTATAAATTCGTTATAAATGTTCACCATCAGGGTATATGGAATTTTGATTGAGCAGTCGCGTCTGCTGGTGACGGATGAATTTCGCCTGGGGATATTTATGACTAAATTCCCGGGGGGTGGACTGGAATATGGGGAAGGTACACTGGATTGTCTGAAAAGGGAGTGGAAAGAAGAAACCGGGATGGAAATCGAAATATTATCCCATTATTACACCACAGATTTTTTCCAGCCGGCCTTTAAACTTCCTGAATCCAGGCAGGTCATCAATATTTATTACCGGGTCAGGGCTATTCATCCGTACAAGTTTACAACCACCACGAAGGTTTTTGACTTTCCTGAAATTACTGACGGGGCCCAGACTTTCCGATGGATCCCTTTATCAGAAGTCGATACAGCATTATTCACCCTTCCTGTTGACAAGGTAGTGGTTCAGAAATTACTGGAAGAGTATCGTCAGGGCTTATTGATCGTGAAGGAAGAATAATCATGCTTGCCTAACGGATGCACTTTGATGGAGCTCACCCGTGACCATTCCGGACCTTTCCTGCACCATTCAATAAATGCTTCCATTTCAGGATCCTCCCCAATGGCTTCGATATAAACAGAACCATCTGCCGAATTCATCACAAATCCTTTGATTCCAAGATTCAATGCTGCATTCATGCAATGATAGCGGAATCCTACACCCTGAACTTTCCCGTACACATGGATTGCAGCACTTTTCATAGGCTTCAGGCGTTCAATCTTTTCATCATTAAAGAGTCAACCAGCATAAAGAGTTTACCCGGTTCACCGGTTCTCCAGGGTAAGTCGTTGAGGTTCCCGCCCATGGCCATATAATAATCGAGGGAGGCATCTTCCAGATCCTTTATTACGTGATCCCTGAAGTTTACCAGGGCAATCCATCCATCTTCTACTTCATCGAACCATTCCTGGTAGTAGGAATCGTCATCAAAATGAAAGCTAAGCACATTCTCACCGATCAGGATGAACTTGTTAATCCCTTCTTCCTGAAGAAATTCCACCACATTTCGTTTTAGATACATGATGTCATTGTACAGACAATCATTCCATTCCCCCAGGAACTCAATCACACAGAAATGTTCTTCATAGTTCACATATAGAATCTTCAGGTACAGGGTTGCTGAACCAAAGCCGTCCCATTGAGGATGAATGAAATAATTATAAATGCTGTCGCTAAAGACGAATTCGCTGTAATCTCTTCCAAAAAAGGGTGATCTTTCGTCTTCGGAAGCGATGTACAGGTGTCTCCAGTTGTAATAAGGTTCAAGGTCGTGCAAGGGATGTCGGATGTTTGATGTCGGATGTTTGATGTCGGATGTTTGATGTCGGATGTCGGATGTCGGATGTTTAATGTCGGATGTTGGATGTCGGATGGCGGATGTGGATGTCGGATGGCGGATGGATGGCGGATGGGACTTGGGACTTGGATCTTGAATTTTGAGACTTGGGACTTAAGATTTGGGACTTGAAACTTGGGACTTGAAACTTGGGACTTGAGACTTGGGACTTGGGACTTGAGATTTGGGACTTGGTCCGCCAGCTGGCGGATGGGACTTAGGCAGTGCTTCATTCGTGCATTCGTGGCATTTTATTTCGTCAGTAGCATTAACTTCCATCAAAATATAAATCCTTCAGGCAAAAAACCAGAACACAAATTGCTCAAATGATTCACTAATTGACATAAATAATTGAATCTTGCTTGCAGGTCATTTGCGTTTATTTGTGTGGCATTTGTGTGATTTGGGGCTAAAATCCCCCGTCCGCGAAAGCGGACACCCCCTTTTAAAAAAGGGGGACATCTTTTATTCCCAATCCCGAATCCTCGCATCTCCCCATCTCCACATCTCCCATCTTCTCTCCTTCTCCCCCTCTCCTCATCTCCCATCTCCCATCTCCTCATCTCCCCACTCCTCATCTCCTCATCTCCCCACATCTCCTCATCTCCTCATCCCCTAACCCAAAGACTCCCCTTCGGGGCATCTCCCCTACGGCACCAACTTATACTTCCTCGTCGAGCTATAGGCAGAGAAAAAGCCAATGGCCCCATTCGAAATATTCCCTTTCACATTGGCAGGAGGGCCGGAAAACAGCGGATTGGTTCCCTGCACTTCTGACTGAACCTGCCATACAAAGTTAAAGTAATCTTCACCGATATTGTTCACTTCAAGGGTAATGGTATCACCCGGACGAAGCCCTTCCTGTGGATTACCCTGGTTGATGAATCCTACAGACGCACCATTGGTATATGATCCATTGAAAAGTTTGTCATCTACCACGAACCATTCAGGGATGCTGTCGGTCATCAGGTGGCTATTCCTGTAAATCATGAAGCGGTAAAAATCAACAGTCGGAGGTTCCTGGACATAACATTTTACCTCCCATATGCCCGACCGGCCCCATTCCTCATGAAAAAGCAGTCCGATACTATCAATTTCAGCTACCCCATAAAGGGTCGACTGAGCAGTATAACTATCATGCCCACCTATTGTTTCAGCCAGTTGAATGGAAAGTGAATAGGTGCGGCCAGGCTGTCCATAAACATTTGGAGCCGTCTGGTAGATTCCCGGTGCTGTTTCATTCAGCAGGAAAGTTTCAGTTCCATCTGAAATACTCACAATGGCATGCTGAACCACCGGGGCAGGCTGATTATAATAATAGCTTGAAGTGGTCGTCAGTTTGATGGTGTGAGGCATTGTATCCGTTGTAATGGCACCTTCCACCACCAGGCGGGCAAAATCATCCTCCAACTCGATTTCGATTCGTTCTGTGCATGAGGATAACAGAATAAGTCCGGTAACCAGGACATATAAAATCCCTGTTTTTGCCTTTTTTAGCGTATTTTGACTCAATTTTATATAGGAATGGCAGATCATTACTTAAAATTTAAAATTGTAGGTGAGAGCAGGGATAATTGAGAAGAGGTAGGTTTTCACAGCATAAGTGGTGTATGGGTCAGCTGCATCTTTCTCAAAGTTGATAGACCATGCATTTTTACGGTTATAGGCATTATAGACTGAAAGGTTCCAGTCTCCCCTCCACCTCTTTCCGGGTTTCTCCTTGCCTTTAAGTGTGCAGGACAGGTCCAGGCGATGATAATCAGGCATCCTGTAAGCATTTCTATCCGAATAGATCGGTACGATTGCATTTCCAATCAGTGCCCTGCCGGTAGGAAAGGTAACAGGGAGGCCGGTAGCATATACCCAGGTTGCTGATAATTCAACCCGTTTGCTGGCTTCATAATTAAGGACAATGTTCAGGGTATGAGGTTTATCATAAGGTGCAGGGTAACGATTCCCGTTATTGATGGTTTCAATCTTCCGCCAGGACCTTGAATAGGTATAACTGATCCATCCGTTCAGATCGCCGGAATTCTTCCTGGTCATCAGTTCAAGACCATAGGATTCCCCTTCACCAATCCTGATTTCACCTTCAATATACTGATTTAGAAGCAGGTAAGCATGATCACAGAAATCGATCACCTTATTTACTTTTTTGTAATACACTTCAACAGAGGTTTCCAGGGAGTTATCGAAAAAATTCCTGAAATATCCGATGGCCACCTGGTCAGCAACCTGGGGTTTTACATTGGGAGTGCTCGGAAACCAAACATCAAGCGGTGTTCCTGCCGTTGAATTCTGGGCCAGGGCAATGTACTGATAGGTATGGGAGTAATGTCCCTTGATGGATGAACGTTCATCAAGCAGGTAGGTGAATGCGAGCCTGGGTTCCAGTCCAAAATAGGTGTTAAAGAAATCACGTTTTTTGTAGACCACACTATCGATTGGATTAAAGTCTTCATCAAAGCGGTAATAAGTGCCGGGTCCGACATTTTGAAAAACAGACAGCCTGAGACCATATTTCAGGGTCAGTTTATCGGTAACCTTCTGTTCATTACTCACATAAGCCCCGTGTTCAAATGCGTATTGCGTGGGTAGGCGGAATTCGGAGATCAGGCTCTCATCGCCCAGGCCGGTAGCAGTGCCGGGAAAAAACTCATGAAAGGTTGTGGTTGCACCATATTTAAGCGTGTTTTTCGTATTTAGGTAATAGGTAAAATCGAACCTCGCAGAATGGTCGCGCATTTTCGAACTCCAGTTGAAGGAATTTGCATCCCCCTGTGGGGTTCCCAGGTTATAGTCAAATTGCGAATAGATCACACTGGCATTGAAGAACAACTTGCTCGAAAAGAGGTGATTCCATCTCAATGAAGCCGTCTGGTTTCCAAAACCCATTTTTGCAAACTGGTTTTTAAAAGTATCCCTGCCCAGGTACCCGGAAAAATAGACCCGGTTCGTTTCATTGATCGTATGAGTGAGTTTCAGGTTGAAATCATAGAAAAAAAGTTTGTTATCCCTCACCCCTTCATCTTTGGCGAAGGGTAGAAAAAGATCTGCATAAGTCCTTCTGCCTGAGGCAACAAAAGTTGTGCGGTCTTTAATAATAGGGCCTTCGATGGTGAGACGGCTGGAAACGGTTCCAATCCCACCGGTGAGTTTGAGTTGTTTGGAGTTGCCATCTTTCATCCTGACATCCAGCAATGAAGAGAGCCTTCCCCCGTATGCTGCAGGTATATCACCCTTATAAAGTGTAACATCCTTGATGGCGTCGTTGTTAAAAACCGAGAAGAAGCCCATGAGGTGGGAAGCATTATACACCGTGGCTTCATCAAGAATGATCAGGTTCTGATCCGAGTTGCCACCCCTTACACTAAAACCTGTTGACCCTTCACTGGTGGACTGTACCCCGGGAAGGAGCTGGATCGCTTTGATGATATCCACTTCACCCAATAAAGCCGGTATCCTGCTGATGGTTTTTACATCCAGTTTTACGAGGCTCATTTCAGGGGCCCTGACATTTTCATCGGTACGGGTGCCTTTGATTTCCACTTCCCCCAGCTCTGATTGGCCGGATTCCATAGCGATATCGAGAACCATGTTTTCCGCCAGGTTCACCTTCCTGAAGAAAGTAGAATAACCAATATAGGAAAAACGCAACTGATAGGATCCTGAAGGGAGGCTGATGGAATAAAATCCATAGGAATTGGTGATAACGCCGGCACTTAGTTCCGAAACAAATATTGTAGCACCAATAAGATATTCACCGGTTGAGGCATCCTTAACATGGCCGGAAATTGTAAATTTCTTACTCTCAGGCGGGGTTTGTGAATGAGCAAGCGAGGGTAAAAATAAGAAGGCTGCAATGGCTAAAACCAGGCATAGGTGATGAAATCGCATAAGAAATAGTTAGCTTTCGAAATTAAATTGACAAGATTACCGGGATATTATGTAGATGACATTTTTTAATGAAAAGCAGCCATCAGCAGGTTGATATCCTGGAAAGGAAGATGAAATGTATCACTAAGGAATTTGTTAGTAGAAATCCCATTGAACAGGTACACCCCTTGCCTTACGCCATAATCAGAACGGAGTACCTGGTCGATACCCCCTTGTTCCCCGATCTTAATAAGAATGGGAGTCAGGAAATTACTTAATGCATAGGAAGCAGTATGTGGAACCTTTGAGGCTATATTAGGAACGCAGTAATGGGTAACCCCATATTTCTTGAAAACAGGGCTTTTGTGGTCCGTAAGCTGAGAGGTTTCAAAGCAGCCACCCTGGTCGATGCTGACATCAATCAGAACAGCGCCCTCCTTCATCTGCTGAACCATTTCTTCGGTTACAATACATGGGGTTCTTCCATAGGCGGTATGCACTGCCCCAATCACCACATCAGCTGTTTTAAGGGCTGCCAGCAGGTTTCTTGGTTGAAGCATTGAGGTATAAACCCTTGTATTGAGGTTGTTTTGCAGTCGCCTGAGTTTATAAACCGAATTATCGAATATTTTCACGAAGGCACCCATGCCGAATGCAGCACGGGCCGCGTACTCCCCGACCGTACCGGCACCCAGAATTACAACTTCAGTGGGTGAAATCCCGGAGAAACCACCGAGCATTTTTCCACGGCCGTATTCGGGATGGCTCATGTATTCAGCAGCCAGCAGCATTGAAGTATTCCCTGCAATTTCACTCATGGCGCGGATTACGGGGAAAGTACCCGCTTTATCCTGGATATACTCAAAGGCAACAGCAGTTACCCGCTTTGAGAGTAATCTCCGGAAATACTCTTCACTGGTATTGGAGGTATGAATTGAAGAGAAAACAGTTTGCCTGTTCCCCAGCAATTCAAATTCTTCAGGTAGAAGTGGTGCCACTTTCAGGATGATATCGGCACTAAATACCTTTTTGGTATCATAAACCACTTCACCACCCATTTCACTAAATTCATGATCAGTAAAATGAGCAGCCTTTCCGGCATCACTTTCTATCATTACATGGTGGCCTTGTTGAACCAATAGACCAACGGCATCAGGCACCAGGGAAACCCTGTTCTCAAGGAATGCTGATTCCTTTGGTACACCAATGACCAGCTTTCGCATTTCACGCTGAACTTCCAGCATTTCTTCACGAGGCATAAATTGCCCGCCATGAAGCAACTCTGAATAGTTATTTTGTGTTAAATCCATGGTTATCAGCAGTTAAAAAGTAAACACCCGATTTTCACCCAAGGGATCTGCATCGATATGTACCTCGATGGTATCATCCGGCAGCAGGTCTGAAATTTTTTCCGGCCATTCAATGAGGCAGTATTGACCACTGAAGAAATAATCTTCATAGCCAATATCCAGCATTTCCTTCCATGATTTCAAACGGTAAAGGTCGAAATGATACACCTTCGAATCATCAATACAAATATACTCATTAACAATGGCAAAGGTGGGACTGTTTACAACATCTGTTACTTGCAGATGTTTACACAACACCTTAATAAATGTCGTTTTACCTGCTCCCATGGCTCCAAAAAAGGCAAAGATCCTTTTACCGGGATATTTTTCAAGCAGGCGAATAGCTATACCTTCAAGTTCCTCCAGTGAACCGCAAATCAACTTCTCCGTCATAGTTCTTTTATTTCGCCTTCAAATATACGATGGGAACTAACATTTCTTCCATCGACAAGCCACCATGTTGGAAAGTATTCTTGTAATAGTTCACATAGTAATTATAGTTATTGGGATAGGCGAAAAATGAATCCTTGCGGCAGAAGATGAAGGAAGAACTCATGGTAGACTTTGGCAGCAATGCATCGGCAGGATTTTTTATTTCATAAACATCCTTCCTGTCGTAATTCAGACTCCTGCCAAACTTATACCGCAGGTTGGTATTGGTATTCCTGTCGCCAATCACTTTTACAGGGTTATTGACCCTCACGGAACCATGATCGGTGGTAAGCACAACACTTACCTTTTTCTCAGCAAGGAATTTAATGATATCCATCAATGGAGAATGTTCAAACCAGGAGAGTGTTAAAGAACGATATGCAGGTTCATCATCTGCCAGTTCCCTGATCACTTCCATCTCCGTCCGGGCATGAGAGAGCATATCCACGAAATTATAAACAATCACATTGAAGTTATTGCCCATCAGGTTTGGCAAGGTTTCAACGAGTTTCCGTCCGGCTGTCAGGTTCAGAATTTTCGTATAGGAGTACTTCACATTTTTGCCGAATCGTTTGAGCTGCTCTCCAAGAAGTTCCCCTTCGAACTGATTTTTCGTGCCTTCTTCATCTTCATCCACCCAATATTTGGGGTATTTTTTTTCGATCTCAGTAGGAAGCAGTCCAGCAAAAAGCGTATTCCTGGCATATTGGGTAGTAGTGGGAAGAATACTGAAATACAATTCATCCCTTTCCACCCTGTAATACTCTTCAAATATGGGTTGTAACACCTTCCATTGATCATACCTCATGTTATCGATGAGGATCATGAACAAGGGCTGATTCTCCTGCATCAAAGGAAAAACTTTATCTTTCAGCAGGTTATGCGACTGAACGGGTTTTTTTTCATTTTTTCCATTCACCCAATCCACATAGTTATTCTCCACATATTTGCAGAACACCTGGTTGGCTTCATCTTTTTGCTGCAACATGACCTCTTTCATTCCTGAATCAGAAGATTTCTCCAGCTCCAATTCCCAGAATACAAGGTTTTTATATACCTCTTCCCATTCATTATGGGATAATTTCCCTGATATCTCCATGCCTATATTCCTGAATTGCTTTTGATAAGCATGGGCTGTTTTTTCACTGATCAGGCGTTTATTTTCCAGGTTCTTTTTTACGCTGAGCAATATCTGCTTCGGATTCACGGGTTTAATCAGGTAATCGGAAATACTGGCACCTATGGCATCTTCCATGATGTGTTCTTCCTCACTTTTCGTGATCATAATGACCGGCAGATTCGGAAATCCTTTTTTTATTAATGAAAGGGTTTCTATTCCTGATAAGCCCGGCATATTTTCATCAAGGAATACAATATCAAAAGGACGGGTTTTCAGCAAATCCAATGCTTCATCCCCGTTATTTGTGGTAAATACTTCATAACCCTTTTCCTTCAGGAACAGGATATGGGGCTTGAGCAGATCAATTTCGTCATCGGCCCATAAAATCACTCCACTTTCCATTCTATTTGATTTAATTATTTATAAATGAATACCTGATGAATTGTCTGCACACCTTTTCTTTTGAGATCCCCTTGAATACCGGTCCGGCAGTTCAAATAAACTATTGTATACAGAGTATGTGTACCTTTGTTACTTAAAAGTAATATTTTCACATGTACAGGACAGTTGTATCATTAATGCATAAACAATCCAATTATTGTTGGGGCCTGCTGTTCTATTTGTGTTTTATACAAATTTAACATTTTTCATTCGCATATAATGCTGATTAAACGAAAGATAGTGAATGACCCGGTGTATGGTTTCATTACCATTCCTGATGAACTCTCATTTGCGATTATTGAGCATCCCTGGTTTCAACGGTTAAGAAGGATATCACAACTGGGATTGACATCCATGGTTTATCCCGGGGCGTTGCATACCCGTTTCCACCATGCCCTGGGCAGTATGCACCTTATGACGCAGGCGATTGAAACCCTTCGCAGTAAAGGAATCGAAATCTCTGAGAAAGAAGCAAAAGGGGTCACATTGGCCATATTGATGCATGATATCGGACATGGACCTTTTTCCCATGCCCTTGAAAACTGTATTGTCAACAACCTCTCCCATGAGGAAATTTCTTTATTGTTTTTTGAGAGGCTCAATAAACAGTTTGATGGGAAACTTGAGACTGCCATCGCTATCTTTAAAAATGAATACCCTGTAAGATACCTGCATCAGTTGGTGTCAGGACAACTGGATATGGACCGGATGGATTACCTGATGCGGGATAGTTTTTATACCGGGGTTAGTGAAGGTGTGATCAATACAGAACGCATCCTGAAAATGATCACCATAGCCGATGAAGATCTTGCCGTTGAATCCAAAGGCATCTATTCGATCGAAAAATTTATTGTTGCCCGACGGCTGATGTACTGGCAGGTATATTACCATAAAACAGTGCTTTCGGCTGAGTATATGCTGGTAAAAATCCTGAGGCGGGCCAAGTTCCTGGCTGACCAGGGAGAAAAGCTTCCTGCAACCCCAGCCTTTTCCTATTTCCTGTTGAATCATATTACTCTCGACCATTTCCTTCAGGATGAAAAGAACCTGGAGATTTTTGCTCAACTTGATGATGTGGATATATTGTCGTCGATCAAACAATGGATGGAGCACCCGGACCCGGTTCTGTCAGGCATCAGCAAGGCGCTTATTAACAGGAAACTTTTCAGGGTGAGGATCCAGGAGTTCCCTTTTGAACCGGAATATGTTGAAAAAATCAAATCCAGGATTGCTTCCCATATGGGAATATCTATGAAGGAAACTGATTACCTGGTCACCTTAGGGACTATTTCCAATAATGCCTATGACCCCTTGAAAGACAGGATCAATATTGTGGATAATGACGGACTGGTAAGGGATCTCACTGATATTTCGGATCAGTTGAATATTGGGATGTACTCGAGTATAATTATGAAACATTTCATCTGTTTCCCTAAGTGGGCTGAACAAAACAGCTGAAAAAGGGTTAGTTTCTAATTATTCTATGGCTTATAGCTTATTATCAAAAAGCCTATATTTGCAGATTCTTTAAGCACCGACTTTATAACTCATTACGTTTCCCTGATGGAGTTTACAGCAAAAGACATCGCCAGCCTTATTGGTGGCAGAGTAGATGGAAATCCTGATGCAACTGTGAATAAGCTCGCCAAGATAGAAGATGGAGAGCCACAGGCCTTGAGTTTCCTGGCCAATCCCAAGTACACACAGTACATTTATACCACTCAATCCAGCATTGTCATTATCAGGGAAGATTTCGAACCTGAAATGCCTGTTGCCTCCACATTGATAAGGGTTTCTGACCCCTATTCGGCATTCGCAAAATTGCTGGAGATCTATGATGGCATGCAGAAAAAGAAATCAGGTATTTCGGCTCAGGCTTTCATTTCACCTTCAGCAAAGGTAGGCCCTGGTGCTTATATCGGTGAATTTTCTTATATTGGTGATAATGTTGTGCTGGGTGAAAATGTCAGGATTTATCCTCAGTGTTACATCGGGGATAATGCATCTGTCGGCTCAAATTCCACAATTTATCCGGGAGTAAAAGTCTATCATGACTGCACCATCGGGAATGAATGCATGATTCATGCAGGTGTTGTCGTTGGTGCCGATGGATTCGGGTTTGCTCCTCAAAGTGATAACAACTATAAGAAAGTGGCCCAGATCGGCAATGTCGTTATTGAAGACAATGTTGAGATTGGTGCCAATACCACCATCGATCGGGCAACTTTAGGATCCACGATCGTAAGAAAAGGTGTGAAACTCGACAACCTGATACAAGTGGGCCATAATGTTGAAATCGATGAGAATACCGTGATTGCAGCTCAAACAGGTATTTCAGGTTCCACAAGAGTGGGCCGGAATTGCA
It encodes the following:
- the mnmD gene encoding tRNA (5-methylaminomethyl-2-thiouridine)(34)-methyltransferase MnmD, which produces MKENKLVMSEDGSHTLMSGVFKEHYHSTHGAIQESRHIFLQAGYHYVHQEVNEIRLLEIGFGTGLNALLTCMESRLLHSRTCYITLEPFPITEESRKSLNYPSLLEQPDAQQYFSHMHEAAWAKEQEISEWFRFTKLKVGINEFQGESETFDLVYFDAFSPETQPEMWTEEVFGKLFLVLKPGGCLVTYSCKGIVKRALRSAGFSIQKLPGPPGKREILRALKPINSL
- a CDS encoding alanine dehydrogenase; translation: MDLTQNNYSELLHGGQFMPREEMLEVQREMRKLVIGVPKESAFLENRVSLVPDAVGLLVQQGHHVMIESDAGKAAHFTDHEFSEMGGEVVYDTKKVFSADIILKVAPLLPEEFELLGNRQTVFSSIHTSNTSEEYFRRLLSKRVTAVAFEYIQDKAGTFPVIRAMSEIAGNTSMLLAAEYMSHPEYGRGKMLGGFSGISPTEVVILGAGTVGEYAARAAFGMGAFVKIFDNSVYKLRRLQNNLNTRVYTSMLQPRNLLAALKTADVVIGAVHTAYGRTPCIVTEEMVQQMKEGAVLIDVSIDQGGCFETSQLTDHKSPVFKKYGVTHYCVPNIASKVPHTASYALSNFLTPILIKIGEQGGIDQVLRSDYGVRQGVYLFNGISTNKFLSDTFHLPFQDINLLMAAFH
- a CDS encoding TonB-dependent receptor; translation: MRFHHLCLVLAIAAFLFLPSLAHSQTPPESKKFTISGHVKDASTGEYLIGATIFVSELSAGVITNSYGFYSISLPSGSYQLRFSYIGYSTFFRKVNLAENMVLDIAMESGQSELGEVEIKGTRTDENVRAPEMSLVKLDVKTISRIPALLGEVDIIKAIQLLPGVQSTSEGSTGFSVRGGNSDQNLIILDEATVYNASHLMGFFSVFNNDAIKDVTLYKGDIPAAYGGRLSSLLDVRMKDGNSKQLKLTGGIGTVSSRLTIEGPIIKDRTTFVASGRRTYADLFLPFAKDEGVRDNKLFFYDFNLKLTHTINETNRVYFSGYLGRDTFKNQFAKMGFGNQTASLRWNHLFSSKLFFNASVIYSQFDYNLGTPQGDANSFNWSSKMRDHSARFDFTYYLNTKNTLKYGATTTFHEFFPGTATGLGDESLISEFRLPTQYAFEHGAYVSNEQKVTDKLTLKYGLRLSVFQNVGPGTYYRFDEDFNPIDSVVYKKRDFFNTYFGLEPRLAFTYLLDERSSIKGHYSHTYQYIALAQNSTAGTPLDVWFPSTPNVKPQVADQVAIGYFRNFFDNSLETSVEVYYKKVNKVIDFCDHAYLLLNQYIEGEIRIGEGESYGLELMTRKNSGDLNGWISYTYSRSWRKIETINNGNRYPAPYDKPHTLNIVLNYEASKRVELSATWVYATGLPVTFPTGRALIGNAIVPIYSDRNAYRMPDYHRLDLSCTLKGKEKPGKRWRGDWNLSVYNAYNRKNAWSINFEKDAADPYTTYAVKTYLFSIIPALTYNFKF
- a CDS encoding acylphosphatase, with the protein product MKSAAIHVYGKVQGVGFRYHCMNAALNLGIKGFVMNSADGSVYIEAIGEDPEMEAFIEWCRKGPEWSRVSSIKVHPLGKHDYSSFTINKP
- a CDS encoding NUDIX domain-containing protein translates to MFTIRVYGILIEQSRLLVTDEFRLGIFMTKFPGGGLEYGEGTLDCLKREWKEETGMEIEILSHYYTTDFFQPAFKLPESRQVINIYYRVRAIHPYKFTTTTKVFDFPEITDGAQTFRWIPLSEVDTALFTLPVDKVVVQKLLEEYRQGLLIVKEE
- the tsaE gene encoding tRNA (adenosine(37)-N6)-threonylcarbamoyltransferase complex ATPase subunit type 1 TsaE; the encoded protein is MTEKLICGSLEELEGIAIRLLEKYPGKRIFAFFGAMGAGKTTFIKVLCKHLQVTDVVNSPTFAIVNEYICIDDSKVYHFDLYRLKSWKEMLDIGYEDYFFSGQYCLIEWPEKISDLLPDDTIEVHIDADPLGENRVFTF
- a CDS encoding DUF4249 domain-containing protein, which translates into the protein MICHSYIKLSQNTLKKAKTGILYVLVTGLILLSSCTERIEIELEDDFARLVVEGAITTDTMPHTIKLTTTSSYYYNQPAPVVQHAIVSISDGTETFLLNETAPGIYQTAPNVYGQPGRTYSLSIQLAETIGGHDSYTAQSTLYGVAEIDSIGLLFHEEWGRSGIWEVKCYVQEPPTVDFYRFMIYRNSHLMTDSIPEWFVVDDKLFNGSYTNGASVGFINQGNPQEGLRPGDTITLEVNNIGEDYFNFVWQVQSEVQGTNPLFSGPPANVKGNISNGAIGFFSAYSSTRKYKLVP